Proteins encoded within one genomic window of Humulus lupulus chromosome 1, drHumLupu1.1, whole genome shotgun sequence:
- the LOC133802295 gene encoding callose synthase 5, protein MSNLETGPQGLTRRPSRSAATTFSTEVFDNEVVPSSLASIVPILRVANEIENERPRVAYHCRFYAFEKAHRLDPSSSGRGVRQFKTLLLQRLERDNSSSLASRVKKTDAREIESFYQQYYEHYIRALDQGEQADRAQLAKAYQTAGVLFEVLCAVNKSEKVEEVAPEIIAAARDVQEKTEIYTPYNILPLDSAGASQSIMQLDEVKAAVAALWNTRGLNWPHAFEQHRQKAGDLDLLDWLRAMFGFQRDNVRNQREHLILLLADAHIRLQPKAEPLNKLDDRAVDIVMSKLFKNYKTWCKFLGRKHSLRLPQGQQEIQQRKILYMGLYFLIWGEAANVRFMPECLCYIFHNMAYELHGLLAGNVSIVTGENIKPSYGGDDEAFLRKVITPLYRVIEKESNKSGNGKAPHSGWCNYDDLNEYFWSSHCFSLGWPMRDDGDFFKSTRDLKQGRKGPRRKSGSTGKSYFVETRTFWHIFRSFDRLWTFYVLTLQAMIIIAWKGISPIDIFRKDVLYHLSSIFITAAFLRLLQSILDLFLNFPGYHRWKSTDVLRNLLKIIVSLAWVVILPLFYVHSFKGAPVQIRDMLSFLKQVNGVPPFYILAVAIYLLPNVLAAALFIFPMLRRWIENSDWHIIRFLLWWSQPRIYIGRGMHESQFSLIKYTIFWVILLCSKLAFSYLAQIKPLVKPTKDIMSIHRVEYEWHEFFPKAQNNYGAVVSLWAPVIMVYFMDTQIWYSVYSTLYGGVIGAFDRLGEIRTLGMLRSRFQSLPGAFNTYLVPSDRSQKRGFSFAKRFAEITASRRSEAAKFAQLWNEVICSFREEDLISDREMDLLLVPYSSDPGLKIIQWPPFLLASKIPIALDMAAQFKSRDSDLWKRICADEYMKCAVIECYEFFKHVLSILVVGDNEKRIISIIIKEVESSISKNLLLANFRMGPLPTLCKKFVELVEILKDAEPSNKDTVVLLLQDMLEVVTRDMMVNELRELLEVGHSSKDTGRQLFAGTDTRPAIAFPPVVTAQWEEQIRRLYLLLTVKESATDVPTNLEACRRISFFTNSLFMDMPRAPKVRKMLSFSVMTPYYSEETVYSKTDLELENEDGVSILYYLQKIFPDEWNNFMERINCKKDSEIWETEENILQLRHWVSLRGQTLCRTIRGMMYYRRALKLQAFLDMANESEILGGYKAITVPSEEDKKSQRSLYAQLEAVADMKFTYIATCQNYGNQKRSGDRRATDILNLMVNNPSLRVAYIDEVEENEGGKVHKVYYSVLVKAVDNLDQEIYRIKLPGSAKIGEGKPENQNHAIIFTRGEALQTIDMNQDNYLEEALKMRNLLEEFNEDHGVRPPTILGVREHIFTGSVSSLAWFMSNQETSFVTIGQRVLARPLKVRFHYGHPDVFDRIFHITRGGISKASRGINLSEDIFAGFNSTLRRGNVTHHEYLQVGKGRDVGLNQISLFEAKVACGNGEQTLSRDIYRLGHRFDFFRMMSCYFTTVGFYVNAMLVVLTVYVYLYGKLYLSLSGLEKAIVKFARAKGNNALKAAMASQSVVQLGLLMALPMIMEIGLERGFRTALGDMIIMQLQLAAVFFTFSLGTKVHYYGRTILHGGAKYRATGRGFVVKHEKFAENYRMYSRSHFVKGLELMILLIAYHIYGSAAPDSAAYTFLTFSMWFLVASFLFAPFLFNPMGFEWQKIVEDWDDWSKWTSSRGGIGVPANKSWESWWDEEQEHLQHTGFLGRFWEIVLSLRFFLYQYGIVYHLNVARNETSIMVYGLSWLVIVAVMVILKIVSLGRKKFSADFQLMFRLLKFLLFIGFIVTLTILFTLLNLTVGDIFASLLAFMPTGWAILQISQSFRPLVKGLGFWGSVKALGRGYEYMMGLVIFAPVAILAWFPFVSEFQTRLLFNQAFSRGLQIQRILAGGKKNK, encoded by the exons ATGTCGAACCTCGAGACGGGCCCCCAGGGGCTGACGAGGCGGCCGTCGCGCAGTGCCGCCACCACCTTCTCGACGGAGGTTTTCGACAACGAGGTGGTTCCTTCGTCGCTGGCTTCCATCGTTCCCATCCTCCGGGTCGCCAACGAAATCGAGAACGAGCGACCTCGCGTCGCCTATCACT GCCGATTTTACGCGTTTGAGAAAGCTCACCGGTTGGATCCCAGCTCTAGCGGGCGTGGTGTGAGGCAGTTCAAAACGTTGCTCCTTCAACGTTTGGAGAGG GACAATTCGTCAAGTCTTGCTTCTCGGGTTAAAAAAACAGATGCAAGGGAAATCGAGAGCTTCTATCAGCAATACTATGAACACTACATCAGAGCTCTTGACCAGGGAGAACAAGCAGATAG AGCCCAACTCGCCAAGGCTTACCAGACCGCGGGAGTTCTTTTTGAAGTGCTCTGTGCCGTTAACAAGAGTGAGAAGGTTGAAGAAGTTGCTCCTGAG ATAATAGCGGCTGCAAGAGATGTCCAAGAAAAAACGGAGATTTATACACCATATAACATTCTCCCTCTGGATTCAGCTGGGGCTTCTCAATCTATCATGCAGCTTGATGAG GTCAAGGCTGCCGTAGCTGCCTTGTGGAACACTCGAGGCTTGAATTGGCCGCATGCATTCGAGCAGCACAGGCAGAAAGCTGGGGATTTAGACCTCCTTGATTGGCTAAGAGCCATGTTCGGATTCCAG AGAGACAATGTCAGGAACCAGAGAGAGCATCTGATTCTGCTGCTTGCTGATGCTCATATAAGGCTTCAGCCTAAGGCTGAACCACTTAACAAG CTTGATGATCGAGCTGTTGACATAGTTATGAGCAAGCTCTTTAAGAACTATAAGACTTGGTGTAAATTTTTGGGCCGAAAACATAGTTTAAG GCTTCCTCAAGGTCAGCAAGAGATACAGCAGAGGAAAATTCTCTACATGGGTTTATACTTTCTCATCTGGGGAGAAGCAGCAAACGTCCGCTTCATGCCCGAGTGTTTATGCTACATTTTTCATAAT ATGGCATATGAACTGCATGGCTTATTAGCCGGAAATGTCAGCATTGTTACTGGTGAAAATATCAAGCCTTCCTATGGTGGGGATGATGAGGCATTTTTACGTAAGGTTATAACACCCCTTTACCGTGTTATTGAAAAG GAGTCAAACAAGAGTGGAAATGGAAAAGCTCCTCACTCCGGTTGGTGCAATTATGATGACCTGAATGAGTATTTCTG GTCATCTCATTGCTTCTCTCTTGGCTGGCCAATGCGTGATGATGGTGATTTTTTCAAATCCACTCGTGATTTGAAACAG GGAAGAAAGGGTCCTCGAAGAAAGTCTGGAAGCACGGGGAAGTCATACTTTGTTGAAACTCGAACATTTTGGCACATTTTTAGAAGTTTTGATCGACTATGGACATTTTATGTGCTTACTCTACAG GCAATGATCATTATTGCATGGAAAGGAatttcaccaatagacattttccGAAAGGATGTCCTGTACCACCTATCTAGTATTTTCATCACAGCAGCTTTTCTTCGCTTACTTCAAA GTATATTGGACCTGTTTTTGAATTTCCCGGGATATCATAGGTGGAAGTCTACTGATGTACTGAGAAATCTTCTCAAGATAATTGTTAGTCTTGCATGGGTTGTAATTCTTCCGCTCTTTTACGTGCATTCCTTTAAGGGAGCCCCTGTCCAAATCAGAGATATGCTTTCATTTCTTAAGCAAGTAAATGGTGTTCCTCCTTTTTACATCCTTGCCGTTGCAATATATTTGCTTCCAAATGTGCTTGCAGCAGCTTTATTCATATTCCCAATGCTCCGGCGTTGGATTGAAAATTCAGACTGGCACATTATACGGTTCCTCTTATGGTGGTCACAG CCCAGAATATACATTGGGAGAGGGATGCACGAAAGTCAATTTTCACTTATAAA GTATACAATTTTTTGGGTGATACTTTTGTGCTCCAAGCTTGCATTCAGCTATCTTGCTCAG ATTAAACCTCTAGTGAAGCCAACAAAAGATATAATGAGTATTCACAGAGTTGAATATGAATGGCATGAGTTCTTCCCCAAGG CTCAAAACAACTATGGAGCGGTCGTGTCACTTTGGGCACCAGTTATCATG GTTTATTTTATGGATACACAAATTTGGTATTCAGTTTATTCAACTTTATATGGTGGTGTCATTGGGGCCTTTGATCGTCTAGGAGAG ATACGAACATTGGGGATGCTTAGATCAAGGTTCCAGTCCTTACCTGGTGCATTCAACACATATCTGGTGCCTTCAGATAGGTCGCAGAAAAGAGGATTTTCTTTTGCCAAGCGTTTTGCTGAG ATTACAGCAAGCAGGAGAAGCGAAGCTGCAAAATTTGCACAATTGTGGAATGAAGTTATATGTAGCTTCCGAGAGGAAGATCTCATTAGTGA CAGGGAAATGGATTTGTTGCTAGTTCCTTATTCATCAGATCCAGGGCTGAAGATTATTCAGTGGCCACCTTTTTTGCTTGCTAGCAAG ATACCAATAGCATTGGACATGGCAGCTCAATTTAAATCCAGGGATTCTGATCTCTGGAAGCGTATATGTGCTGATGAATACATGAAATGTGCAgtgattgaatgttatgaatttttcaAGCATGTCTTGAGCATTCTTGTGGTTGGAGATAATGAAAAAAG GATAATTAGCATCATTATTAAAGAAGTTGAAAGTAGCATCTCAAAAAATCTGCTTCTTGCAAACTTCAGAATGGGTCCTTTACCTACTCTTTGCAAGAAATTTGTGGAGCTTGTAGAGATCTTG AAAGACGCTGAACCATCCAATAAAGATACTGTGGTGTTGTTGCTGCAAGATATGTTGGAAGTTGTCACCCGTGACATGATGGTGAATGAGCTCAG GGAATTACTTGAAGTTGGTCATAGCAGCAAGGATACTGGGAGACAACTTTTTGCAGGTACTGATACAAGACCTGCCATAGCATTCCCCCCAGTTGTCACAGCTCAGTGGGAAGAACAG ATAAGACGCCTATACCTCTTGTTGACAGTGAAGGAATCTGCTACTGATGTACCAACTAACCTCGAAGCATGTAGAAGAATCTCATTTTTCACAAATTCACTGTTCATGGATATGCCACGTGCCCCCAAAGTCCGGAAAATGCTTTCTTTCAG TGTCATGACTCCATACTACAGTGAGGAGACAGTTTACTCTAAAACTGACCTTGAGTTGGAAAATGAAGATGGTGTATCAATCTTATATTACTTGCAGAAAATTTTCCCAG ATGAGTGGAATAACTTCATGGAGCGAATTAATTGTAAAAAAGATAGCGAGATATGGGAAACTGAGGAAAACATTTTACAGCTTCGTCACTGGGTCTCCCTAAGAGGACAAACTCTCTGCAGAACAA TTCGAGGAATGATGTACTACAGACGAGCTTTGAAGCTTCAGGCTTTCCTTGACATGGCTAATGAAAGTG AGATACTTGGAGGCTACAAAGCCATAACAGTTCCATCAGAGGAAGATAAAAAAAGTCAAAGATCTCTTTATGCACAATTAGAAGCAGTTGCTGACATGAAATTCACATATATCGCTACCTGTCAAAACTATGGCAACCAGAAGCGAAGTGGAGATCGTCGTGCAACAGACATCCTGAACTTGATGGTCAA TAATCCTTCTCTTAGGGTGGCATATATTGATGAAGTTGAAGAGAATGAAGGAGGAAAAGTACATAAAGTTTATTATTCAGTTTTGGTGAAAGCTGTTGATAATCTTGATCAG GAAATATATCGGATAAAATTACCGGGTTCAGCCAAGATAGGAGAAGGAAAGCCAGAAAACCAAAACCATGCTATAATTTTCACGAGAGGAGAAGCTCTCCAGACGATTGACATGAATCAG GACAATTACTTGGAAGAAGCTTTAAAAATGCGTAACCTTTTGGAAGAATTCAATGAGGATCATGGGGTGCGTCCACCTACAATCTTGGGGGTTCGTGAGCATATTTTTACTGGAAG TGTTTCTTCTCTGGCTTGGTTTATGTCAAATCAAGAAACGAGCTTTGTGACCATAGGTCAGAGAGTTCTCGCAAGACCTTTGAA GGTTCGGTTTCACTATGGTCATCCAGACGTCTTCGACAGAATTTTTCACATTACTCGGGGTGGAATTAGTAAGGCTTCTCGTGGAATCAACTTGAGTGAGGATATCTTTGCTG GTTTCAACTCAACTCTAAGGCGAGGGAATGTCACTCACCACGAATATCTTCAGGTTGGAAAGGGTAGAGATGTTGGACTCAATCAAATCTCTCTCTTTGAAGCAAAAGTGGCTTGTGGCAATGGAGAGCAGACACTCAGTAGGGATATCTATCGATTAGGGCACCGTTTCGATTTCTTCCGCATGATGTCGTGCTATTTTACGACAGTAGGATTTTATGTCAATGCCATG TTGGTTGTCCTTACCGTGTATGTTTACTTGTACGGAAAACTTTACCTGTCATTGAGTGGACTAGAGAAAGCGATAGTGAAATTTGCTAGGGCCAAAGGAAACAATGCCCTGAAGGCTGCTATGGCTTCACAATCAGTTGTCCAATTAGGCTTGTTAATGGCCTTACCAATGATTATGGAAATCGGATTGGAGAGAGGGTTTCGAACTGCATTAGGGGACATGATAATTATGCAGCTGCAGCTTGCAGCCGTGTTTTTTACTTTTTCTCTTGGCACAAAGGTTCATTATTATGGACGAACTATCCTGCATGGTGGTGCAAAATACAGAGCAACTGGGCGTGGTTTTGTGGTCAAGCATGAGAAGTTTGCTGAGAATTATAGGATGTACTCAAGAAGTCACTTTGTGAAAGGGCTGGAACTTATGATATTGCTTATAGCATATCATATATATGGTTCCGCTGCACCTGATTCTGCTGCCTATACCTTCCTTACCTTCTCCATGTGGTTCTTAGTGGCATCTTTTCTGTTTGCACCTTTCCTTTTTAACCCTATGGGATTTGAATGGCAAAAGATTGTGGAAGATTGGGATGATTGGAGTAAGTGGACAAGCAGCCGTGGTGGTATTGGTGTGCCAGCAAATAAGAGCTGGGAATCCTGGTGGGATGAGGAACAAGAGCACTTACAGCACACTGGCTTCTTAGGACGGTTCTGGGAGATTGTTCTTTCTTTGCGCTTCTTTCTTTATCAGTATGGAATTGTATACCATTTAAATGTGGCCAGGAATGAAACAAGCATCATG GTTTATGGTCTCTCTTGGCTGGTCATTGTCGCTGTGATGGTCATCTTAAAG ATCGTGTCCTTGGGTAGAAAGAAGTTCAGTGCAGACTTTCAGCTGATGTTCAGACTTCTCAAATTCTTGCTCTTCATTGGGTTCATAGTCACTCTCACTATCCTGTTTACGCTCCTTAACCTTACAGTTGGAGATATATTTGCAAGCCTACTAGCCTTCATGCCAACTGGATGGGCAATACTTCAG ATATCACAGTCTTTCAGGCCATTAGTGAAGGGCCTTGGATTCTGGGGATCTGTCAAAGCCTTGGGAAGAGGGTATGAATACATGATGGGGCTAGTAATTTTTGCACCAGTGGCTATACTGGCCTGGTTCCCGTTTGTATCAGAGTTTCAAACCAGATTGCTATTTAACCAAGCTTTCAGCCGAGGACTTCAGATTCAACGTATTTTGGCAGGTGGAAAGAAGAACAAGTAA